A DNA window from Altererythrobacter sp. B11 contains the following coding sequences:
- a CDS encoding inositol monophosphatase family protein, whose amino-acid sequence MNLDKEVALAHRLADAAREAIRPHYRSGLSAERKGDASPVTVADRAAEEAMRRILTAEVPQDGVHGEEFGASEGRSGRQWVLDPIDGTTAFLAGRPTFGTLIALLVDSFPVLGVIDQAIAGERWLGISGKPTSFNGRAVSTRACRELADAAIATTGPHYFSQDEGDVFMALAAKTDHKRMIMGGDCYNYALLASGFLDVVCEAGLKLHDYAALVPVVEGAGGLMCDWNGDPLHRGSAGHVLALGDPARLEDVLEAMGGHAHHGAHDGHGH is encoded by the coding sequence GTGAATCTCGATAAGGAAGTCGCGCTCGCCCACCGCCTGGCTGATGCCGCGCGCGAGGCGATCCGGCCGCATTACCGCAGCGGGTTGAGCGCGGAGCGCAAGGGCGATGCCTCGCCCGTCACCGTGGCGGACCGGGCGGCGGAGGAGGCCATGCGCCGTATCCTGACGGCGGAGGTGCCGCAGGACGGGGTGCATGGCGAGGAATTCGGCGCGAGCGAGGGCCGTTCCGGTCGGCAATGGGTACTCGATCCGATTGATGGGACCACCGCCTTTCTCGCCGGCCGGCCGACCTTCGGCACGCTGATCGCGCTGCTGGTGGATAGCTTCCCGGTGCTGGGGGTGATCGACCAGGCGATCGCCGGCGAGCGATGGCTGGGCATTTCCGGCAAGCCCACCAGCTTCAACGGCCGCGCGGTCAGCACCCGTGCCTGTCGCGAACTGGCCGATGCGGCGATCGCCACCACCGGCCCGCATTACTTCTCGCAGGATGAAGGCGACGTGTTCATGGCGCTGGCGGCCAAGACCGACCACAAGCGCATGATCATGGGCGGCGATTGCTACAATTACGCCCTGCTCGCCAGCGGCTTCCTTGATGTGGTGTGCGAGGCGGGGCTCAAGCTGCATGACTATGCCGCGCTCGTGCCGGTGGTGGAGGGTGCGGGCGGCCTGATGTGCGACTGGAACGGCGATCCGCTGCACCGCGGTTCTGCCGGCCACGTCCTTGCGCTGGGCGATCCTGCGCGGCTGGAAGACGTGCTGGAGGCGATGGGCGGCCATGCGCATCATGGGGCGCACGATGGGCACGGTCACTGA
- a CDS encoding helix-turn-helix domain-containing protein has product MSADFHVDVRFYRLSQELEPYFTALYLFDIDCRDGGRVRDCLHPEWAAMRFSEAVPPFGAVGAGPLAAQPPFVVSGVTSKPIHFELVTSRTWGLGLQPAGWAKFVPAPARDFANRVVDGQREAPFALFAPILDMVRGSPLPPDEAAVRINDYLMRHVLRPVPNEVLIRACHDAVCDPEVTSVAELGERTGLSARSLERLCARYFGFPPKLLLRRQRLLRSLAQFMLNPGRSWSQALDRQYHDQSQFVRDFHDFMGMTPSEYAERPHPILDRIAAQRMADQGAAPRTDLPTILRYGPQGQGE; this is encoded by the coding sequence ATGTCAGCCGATTTTCACGTCGACGTGCGGTTTTACCGCCTGTCGCAAGAGCTGGAGCCCTATTTCACGGCGCTCTACCTCTTCGACATCGACTGCCGCGACGGGGGGCGAGTGCGCGATTGCCTCCATCCCGAATGGGCGGCCATGCGCTTTTCGGAAGCCGTGCCGCCCTTCGGCGCCGTAGGGGCCGGCCCGCTGGCGGCGCAGCCGCCCTTCGTGGTCAGCGGCGTCACCAGCAAGCCGATCCACTTTGAACTCGTCACCTCGCGCACCTGGGGGCTGGGCCTGCAACCGGCCGGCTGGGCCAAATTCGTGCCCGCGCCGGCGCGCGATTTCGCCAACCGCGTCGTGGATGGCCAACGGGAAGCTCCCTTCGCCCTCTTCGCTCCCATCCTCGACATGGTGCGCGGATCGCCCCTGCCGCCGGATGAAGCCGCGGTGCGGATCAACGACTATCTGATGCGCCACGTGTTGCGCCCGGTGCCCAACGAAGTGCTGATCCGCGCCTGTCACGATGCCGTTTGTGACCCGGAGGTGACCAGCGTGGCCGAACTGGGCGAGCGCACGGGGTTGAGCGCCCGATCGCTGGAGCGGCTTTGCGCGCGCTATTTCGGCTTCCCGCCCAAGCTGCTGCTGCGCCGCCAGCGCCTGCTGCGTAGCCTGGCGCAGTTCATGCTCAATCCCGGCCGCAGCTGGAGCCAGGCGCTGGACCGGCAATATCATGATCAGTCGCAATTCGTGCGCGATTTCCACGATTTCATGGGCATGACGCCGAGCGAATATGCCGAAAGGCCGCACCCCATCCTCGATCGGATCGCGGCGCAGCGCATGGCCGATCAGGGGGCTGCACCACGGACGGACTTGCCCACGATCCTGCGCTACGGCCCGCAGGGGCAGGGCGAATAG
- the glpX gene encoding class II fructose-bisphosphatase, whose amino-acid sequence MPTRKVPPPSKVLDRVLVMEMVRVTEAAAIAASSLIGRGDEKAADAAAVEAMRRAFDTLYMDGTVVIGEGERDEAPMLYIGEKVGGAPGKGPKIDIALDPLEGTTITAKAGPNALAVLAAAEEGCLLNAPDVYMQKIAVGPGYCQGIISLEKSVAENVAAVAAEKGVDPSEINVCVLDRPRHAELIAELREIGCGIHLIPDGDVAGVIATTDEDTTIDLYMGSGGAPEGVLAAAALRCVGGQFNGKLLFRNDDERERAYKWGITDLDRIYTLDDLAKGDCIFAATGVTDGSLLGGVKRLRGGRMTTESVVMRASTGTVRWVKAEHRVK is encoded by the coding sequence ATGCCCACTCGCAAAGTGCCGCCGCCCAGCAAGGTTCTGGATCGTGTCCTCGTCATGGAAATGGTCCGCGTCACGGAAGCGGCGGCGATCGCGGCTTCCTCGCTGATCGGCCGAGGGGACGAGAAGGCTGCCGATGCCGCCGCGGTGGAAGCCATGCGCCGCGCCTTCGATACGCTGTACATGGATGGCACCGTCGTAATCGGGGAGGGCGAGCGGGACGAGGCGCCCATGCTCTATATCGGCGAGAAGGTGGGCGGCGCGCCCGGCAAGGGGCCGAAGATCGACATCGCGCTCGATCCGCTGGAAGGCACGACCATCACCGCCAAGGCCGGACCCAATGCGCTGGCCGTGCTCGCGGCAGCGGAGGAAGGCTGCCTGCTCAACGCGCCCGACGTCTATATGCAGAAGATCGCTGTTGGCCCGGGCTATTGCCAGGGCATCATCAGTCTCGAAAAAAGCGTGGCGGAAAATGTCGCGGCCGTGGCGGCGGAAAAGGGTGTGGACCCCTCGGAGATCAATGTGTGCGTGCTCGACCGCCCGCGCCATGCGGAACTGATCGCCGAATTGCGCGAGATCGGCTGCGGAATCCATCTCATCCCGGACGGGGATGTCGCCGGGGTGATCGCCACCACCGACGAGGACACCACCATCGATCTCTACATGGGATCGGGGGGCGCGCCGGAGGGCGTGCTGGCGGCTGCCGCGCTGCGCTGCGTGGGCGGGCAATTCAACGGCAAGCTGCTGTTCCGCAACGATGACGAGCGCGAACGTGCCTACAAATGGGGCATCACCGATCTCGACCGGATCTATACGCTGGACGATCTGGCCAAGGGCGATTGCATCTTTGCCGCCACCGGCGTGACGGATGGTTCGCTGCTCGGCGGCGTGAAGCGGCTGCGCGGCGGGCGGATGACGACCGAAAGCGTGGTGATGCGTGCCAGCACCGGCACGGTGCGCTGGGTCAAGGCCGAACACCGGGTGAAGTGA
- a CDS encoding cupin domain-containing protein, with product MIGRWRGPGYRGARAATLLLVFAAVAANAQQAEAPPIPTPPAGANPVFHVPLSAAPGSELIATDLVLGPDAQGQAHYHPWEEYLYVLGGSAIVELDGAAPQMVRAGETFTIPARAVHTPRAGPQGLRAIILRVHRAGDPESVPVERKGPDQ from the coding sequence TTGATCGGGCGGTGGCGCGGGCCGGGGTATCGCGGCGCGCGTGCCGCCACCTTGCTGCTGGTCTTCGCCGCCGTAGCGGCCAATGCGCAGCAGGCGGAAGCGCCGCCCATTCCCACTCCCCCGGCGGGCGCCAATCCGGTCTTCCACGTTCCGCTTTCGGCGGCGCCCGGGAGTGAGCTGATCGCCACCGATCTGGTGCTGGGGCCGGACGCGCAGGGGCAGGCGCATTACCATCCGTGGGAAGAATATCTCTATGTCCTGGGCGGCAGCGCCATCGTGGAGCTGGACGGCGCCGCCCCGCAAATGGTGCGCGCGGGCGAGACCTTCACCATTCCCGCGCGCGCGGTCCACACCCCCCGCGCCGGGCCACAGGGCCTTCGCGCGATCATCCTGCGCGTGCATAGGGCGGGCGATCCCGAATCGGTGCCGGTGGAGCGGAAAGGGCCAGACCAGTGA
- the pheS gene encoding phenylalanine--tRNA ligase subunit alpha, giving the protein MSDLDQIQAEALARLGAATSLADVEALRIELLGKQGSISALLKTLGKMSPEERQEKAPKIQALREAVADALAARKDAMEAAALEQRLAAETLDLSLPAPATPQGSVHPVSQVLDELAEIFADLGFSVATGPEIEDDWYNFTALNMPESHPARAMHDTFYFPDEAPRGGRMLLRTHTSPVQVRTMLADGAPLRIIAPGRVYRSDSDATHTPMFHQVEGLVIDRDIHLGHLKWTLETFLKAFFERDDIVLRLRPSYFPFTEPSVEVDVGYAVEKGRRVVGGSGDAPGHAWMELLGSGMVNRKVIEFSGLDPDEWQGFAFGVGVDRLAMLKYGMDDLRAFFDGDVRWLRHFGFSAFDQPTLSGGVGARA; this is encoded by the coding sequence ATGAGTGACCTAGACCAGATCCAAGCCGAAGCCCTCGCGCGCCTGGGCGCTGCCACCAGCCTTGCCGATGTGGAGGCGCTGCGCATCGAACTCCTCGGCAAACAGGGCAGCATCTCCGCCCTGCTGAAGACGCTCGGCAAGATGAGCCCCGAGGAACGGCAGGAGAAAGCGCCGAAGATCCAGGCGCTGCGCGAAGCCGTGGCCGATGCGCTGGCGGCGCGGAAGGACGCGATGGAAGCGGCCGCGCTGGAACAGCGGCTGGCTGCCGAAACGCTCGATCTTTCGCTGCCGGCGCCCGCCACGCCGCAGGGTTCCGTCCACCCCGTCAGCCAGGTGTTGGACGAGCTGGCGGAAATCTTCGCCGATCTCGGTTTCTCCGTCGCCACCGGGCCGGAGATCGAGGACGACTGGTACAATTTCACCGCGCTCAACATGCCCGAGAGCCATCCGGCGCGGGCGATGCACGACACCTTCTATTTTCCCGACGAAGCGCCCCGCGGCGGGCGGATGCTGCTGCGCACACACACCAGCCCGGTGCAGGTGCGGACCATGCTGGCGGACGGCGCGCCGCTGCGGATCATTGCGCCGGGCCGCGTCTATCGCAGCGACAGCGACGCCACGCACACGCCCATGTTCCACCAGGTGGAGGGGCTGGTGATCGACCGTGATATCCACCTCGGCCATCTGAAGTGGACGCTGGAGACCTTCCTCAAGGCCTTCTTCGAGCGCGACGACATCGTGCTGCGTCTGCGCCCGTCCTACTTCCCCTTCACCGAACCTTCGGTGGAAGTCGATGTCGGCTATGCGGTGGAGAAGGGGCGGCGGGTTGTCGGCGGATCGGGCGATGCGCCGGGCCATGCGTGGATGGAGCTGCTGGGCAGCGGCATGGTGAACCGCAAGGTGATCGAATTCTCTGGCCTCGATCCGGACGAGTGGCAGGGCTTCGCCTTCGGCGTGGGCGTCGACCGGCTGGCGATGCTCAAATACGGGATGGACGATCTGCGGGCCTTCTTCGACGGCGACGTGCGATGGCTGCGGCATTTCGGCTTCAGCGCCTTCGATCAGCCGACACTGTCCGGCGGGGTGGGAGCACGCGCATGA
- the rpmI gene encoding 50S ribosomal protein L35, protein MPKMKTKSGVKKRFKITATGKVKHGVAGKRHRLISHNAKYIRQNRGTEVISDADAKVIKKWAPYGLN, encoded by the coding sequence ATGCCCAAGATGAAGACCAAGAGCGGTGTGAAGAAGCGCTTCAAGATCACCGCCACCGGCAAGGTCAAGCACGGCGTGGCCGGCAAGCGCCACCGCCTGATCAGCCACAATGCCAAGTACATCCGCCAGAACCGCGGCACCGAAGTGATCTCCGACGCCGATGCGAAGGTGATCAAGAAGTGGGCGCCCTACGGGCTGAACTGA
- the rplT gene encoding 50S ribosomal protein L20, protein MSRIKRGVTTRAKHKRILEAAKGYRGRRKNTIRVARQAVEKAGQYAYRDRKVKKRNFRALWIQRINAAVRAEGLTYSQFMHGAKLAGIELDRKVMADLAMNEGAAFGAIIQQAKAALPA, encoded by the coding sequence ATGTCCCGTATCAAACGCGGCGTCACCACGCGCGCCAAGCACAAGCGGATTCTGGAAGCGGCCAAGGGCTATCGCGGCCGCCGCAAGAACACGATTCGCGTCGCCCGTCAGGCCGTCGAAAAGGCCGGCCAGTACGCCTATCGCGACCGCAAGGTTAAGAAGCGGAACTTCCGCGCGCTGTGGATCCAGCGCATCAACGCGGCGGTCCGCGCCGAAGGCCTCACCTATTCGCAGTTCATGCACGGCGCCAAGCTCGCCGGCATCGAACTGGACCGCAAGGTGATGGCCGATCTCGCCATGAATGAAGGTGCCGCTTTCGGCGCGATCATCCAGCAGGCGAAGGCCGCGCTCCCGGCCTGA
- a CDS encoding ribose-phosphate pyrophosphokinase, which translates to MKLMAGNSNLPLARAIAGYLEIPLTDASVRRFADEEIFIEIHENVRGEDVFLMQSTSYPANDNLMELLIGIDALRRASARRITAVIPYFGYARQDRKPGPRTPISAKLVSNLITEAGANRVLSVDLHAGQIQGFFDIPTDNLYAAPVMAADILARYGDKDLMVVSPDVGGVVRARALAKRLDNAPLAIVDKRRERPGESEVMNIIGDVKGRACVLIDDIVDSGGTLCNAAQALMDAGARSVAAYITHGVLSGGAVARVNKSALTELVITDTILPTDAAQESPRIRVLTVAPLIGEAVRRIADESSVSSLFD; encoded by the coding sequence ATGAAACTCATGGCCGGCAACTCCAATCTGCCGCTCGCCCGGGCGATCGCCGGCTATCTGGAAATCCCGCTCACCGATGCCAGCGTCCGCCGTTTCGCGGACGAGGAAATCTTCATCGAGATCCACGAGAACGTGCGCGGTGAAGATGTCTTCCTCATGCAGTCCACCAGCTATCCGGCGAACGACAATCTGATGGAGCTGCTGATCGGGATCGATGCGCTGCGCCGCGCTTCGGCCCGGCGGATCACCGCGGTGATCCCCTATTTCGGCTATGCCCGGCAGGATCGCAAGCCGGGCCCGCGCACGCCCATCTCCGCCAAGCTGGTGTCCAACCTCATCACCGAGGCAGGGGCCAACCGCGTGCTGTCGGTCGATCTCCATGCCGGGCAGATCCAGGGCTTTTTCGATATCCCGACGGACAATCTCTACGCCGCGCCGGTAATGGCGGCCGATATCCTCGCCCGTTATGGCGACAAGGATCTGATGGTCGTCTCGCCCGACGTCGGCGGTGTGGTTCGCGCCCGCGCGCTCGCCAAGCGGCTCGACAACGCCCCGCTGGCCATCGTCGACAAGCGGCGCGAGCGGCCCGGCGAATCGGAAGTCATGAACATCATCGGCGATGTGAAGGGCCGCGCCTGTGTGCTCATCGACGACATCGTCGATTCGGGCGGCACCCTGTGCAACGCCGCTCAGGCGCTGATGGATGCGGGAGCCCGCAGCGTGGCTGCTTATATCACCCATGGCGTGCTTTCCGGCGGCGCGGTCGCGCGGGTCAACAAATCCGCACTGACGGAGCTGGTGATCACCGACACGATCCTGCCCACCGACGCGGCGCAGGAATCGCCGCGCATCCGTGTGCTCACCGTGGCGCCGCTGATCGGCGAAGCGGTGCGGCGCATCGCGGATGAAAGCAGCGTGTCGAGCCTGTTCGATTGA
- a CDS encoding homoserine dehydrogenase, with protein sequence MAAPLRIALAGLGTVGAGVIRLLDTNGELIALRAGRPIEIVAVCARDRSKDRGVDLTRFEWEDDMTALAERGDVDVVVELVGGADGPALALARRTLQAGKGLVTANKAMIAHHGMELAEMAEGGALPLKYEAAVAGGIPVIKGLREGASANAIERIYGILNGTCNYILSTMEDTGRDFGEVLKEAQELGYAEADPTFDIEGIDAAHKLAILAAIAFGARLDFPAVKVAGISRIMAADIAQAAALGYVIRLIGVADCETGADGRRCLYQRVQPYLVSRDHPLATVDGPTNAVVAEGNFAGRLLFEGAGAGDGPTASAVVADLIDIARRQAGPPFSVPTAALEPLDPADSSHRRNRTYLRFTVADRPGVLAEITAAMRDAGVSIESLIQQGSPEEGGEVLVAMVTHEGPEGAVSRALELLDGSPSLTDAPLVMRLLG encoded by the coding sequence ATGGCCGCACCGCTTCGCATCGCCCTCGCCGGGCTGGGGACCGTTGGCGCCGGAGTCATCCGGTTGCTCGATACGAATGGCGAGTTGATCGCCCTGCGCGCCGGCCGGCCGATCGAGATCGTGGCGGTCTGCGCGCGCGACCGCAGCAAGGACCGCGGCGTCGATCTCACCCGCTTCGAGTGGGAGGACGACATGACCGCGCTGGCCGAGCGCGGTGATGTGGACGTGGTGGTGGAACTGGTCGGTGGAGCCGATGGGCCGGCACTCGCGCTTGCACGGCGAACGCTGCAGGCGGGCAAGGGGCTGGTCACCGCCAACAAGGCGATGATCGCCCATCACGGCATGGAACTGGCCGAGATGGCCGAGGGTGGCGCGCTGCCGCTGAAATACGAAGCGGCGGTGGCCGGCGGCATCCCGGTAATCAAGGGCCTGCGCGAAGGCGCGTCCGCCAATGCGATCGAGCGCATCTACGGCATCCTCAACGGCACCTGCAATTACATCCTCTCCACCATGGAGGACACCGGACGCGACTTCGGCGAGGTGCTGAAGGAAGCGCAGGAACTGGGCTATGCGGAGGCCGATCCGACCTTCGACATTGAGGGGATCGATGCAGCGCACAAGCTGGCGATCCTGGCCGCCATCGCTTTCGGCGCGCGGCTGGATTTCCCGGCGGTGAAAGTGGCGGGCATCAGCCGCATCATGGCGGCCGACATCGCCCAAGCGGCGGCGCTGGGTTATGTGATCCGCCTGATCGGCGTGGCCGATTGCGAGACCGGGGCCGACGGCCGCCGCTGCCTTTATCAGCGCGTGCAGCCCTATCTCGTGTCGCGCGATCATCCGCTGGCAACAGTGGATGGGCCGACCAATGCCGTCGTGGCCGAAGGCAATTTCGCCGGCCGGCTGCTGTTCGAAGGCGCCGGCGCGGGCGATGGGCCAACCGCCAGCGCGGTGGTCGCAGACCTGATCGACATCGCGCGGCGCCAGGCCGGGCCACCCTTCTCCGTGCCCACCGCCGCGCTGGAGCCGCTCGATCCGGCCGATTCGAGCCACCGCCGCAATCGCACCTATCTGCGCTTCACCGTGGCTGACCGGCCGGGCGTACTGGCCGAGATCACCGCCGCCATGCGCGATGCCGGCGTGTCTATCGAAAGCCTGATCCAGCAGGGCAGCCCAGAAGAAGGTGGCGAGGTGCTGGTGGCGATGGTGACGCATGAGGGGCCGGAAGGCGCAGTCTCCCGGGCGCTGGAACTGCTCGACGGCTCGCCCAGCCTCACCGACGCACCGCTGGTGATGCGCCTGCTCGGCTAG
- a CDS encoding gamma-glutamylcyclotransferase family protein: MQLFVYGVLIRELARGRAAELIAALDDGVPATVRGTLYALNSPDGGWYPILLPDPHGAPVHGIVHEAGRVDWLAMDEFEDAHGGPDAEYERRDLPVTLGNGFTTSAFAYCYVRDLPADAMPIPHGDFGRWLRETGHTAIEAR; encoded by the coding sequence ATGCAGCTGTTCGTTTACGGTGTGCTGATCCGCGAACTGGCGCGGGGGCGCGCGGCAGAACTGATCGCGGCGCTGGATGACGGTGTTCCCGCCACGGTGCGCGGTACGCTCTATGCGCTGAACTCCCCCGACGGGGGCTGGTATCCGATCCTCCTGCCCGATCCCCACGGCGCGCCGGTGCATGGCATCGTCCATGAAGCGGGGCGGGTGGACTGGCTCGCGATGGACGAGTTCGAGGATGCGCACGGCGGCCCGGATGCCGAATATGAGCGGCGCGACCTGCCGGTGACGCTGGGCAACGGCTTCACCACCTCCGCCTTCGCCTATTGCTACGTCCGCGATCTGCCGGCCGATGCGATGCCGATCCCGCATGGCGATTTCGGCCGCTGGCTGCGCGAAACGGGGCACACCGCTATTGAGGCGCGCTAG